One genomic region from Luteibacter yeojuensis encodes:
- a CDS encoding sulfurtransferase has protein sequence MTILNISAYKFVGLDDLASLRERIVECCEALALKGTILLAPEGINLFLAAPRAAVDTFLAWLREDPRFADIVPKESLSDAPPFARMRVRLKKEIITMRAPAIRPAEGRAPHVLPRDLRRWLDQGHDDAGRAVVLLDTRNDYEVAAGTFENTVEYGLSSFTGFPAAVAADRERFEGKTVVSFCTGGIRCEKAAIHMRDLGIENVFQLEGGILKYFEEVGGAHWRGDCFVFDGRGALDPSLAPSDSP, from the coding sequence ATGACGATCCTCAATATTTCCGCCTACAAGTTCGTCGGCCTCGACGACCTGGCGAGCCTGCGGGAGCGGATCGTCGAGTGCTGCGAGGCGCTCGCGCTGAAAGGTACGATCCTGCTCGCGCCGGAGGGCATCAACCTGTTCCTGGCCGCGCCGCGCGCGGCGGTCGACACCTTCCTGGCCTGGCTGCGCGAGGACCCGCGCTTCGCCGACATCGTTCCGAAAGAAAGCCTGTCCGACGCGCCGCCGTTCGCCCGCATGCGTGTGCGCCTGAAGAAGGAAATCATCACCATGCGCGCGCCGGCCATCCGCCCTGCGGAAGGGCGGGCGCCGCACGTGCTGCCCCGAGACCTGCGCCGCTGGCTCGACCAGGGCCACGACGACGCCGGCCGCGCGGTGGTACTGCTCGACACGCGCAACGATTACGAAGTGGCGGCCGGCACGTTCGAGAACACCGTCGAATACGGCCTGTCCAGCTTCACCGGCTTCCCCGCCGCCGTCGCCGCCGATCGCGAACGCTTCGAGGGCAAGACCGTCGTGTCGTTCTGCACGGGCGGCATTCGCTGCGAGAAGGCCGCGATCCACATGCGCGACCTCGGCATCGAGAACGTGTTCCAGCTCGAAGGCGGCATCCTCAAGTACTTCGAGGAGGTGGGCGGCGCCCACTGGCGCGGCGACTGCTTCGTCTTCGACGGCCGTGGCGCCCTCGACCCCTCGCTGGCACCGAGCGACTCGCCATGA
- a CDS encoding aminotransferase class I/II-fold pyridoxal phosphate-dependent enzyme, which produces MNRPDLLVRLESARAAREQAGLLRRARTCDALGSRRFVRGKTLTDFCGNDYLGLAGHRDLVAALSRTAAAEGVGTGAAHLVSGHRGEHAALEEELADWTGRERALLFSTGVMANLGALQALLGAGAMPVWGRGASLCVQDRLNHASLIDGAQLAGAELRRYPHGDADGAARQLDARTGLPAMIATDGVFSMDGDVAPLTALAEVCRTRTALLYVDDAHGLGVLGPQGAGSVSAAGLGTAEVPVLMGTLGKALGCAGAFVAGDAAVIEAIAQFARTYVYTTAMPAALAAATRAAVRLARFDRDGRRERLAANIARFRAGAAQLGLPLMASGTAIQPLPMGTPAAASAAAAALEAAGFLVVAIRPPTVPRDGARLRITLSALHTADRIDALLEALTRLPRPVESAVV; this is translated from the coding sequence GTGAACCGGCCGGATCTCCTCGTCCGCCTGGAAAGCGCGCGCGCTGCGCGCGAACAGGCGGGGCTGCTGCGTCGCGCGCGCACCTGCGACGCGCTCGGCAGCCGCCGTTTTGTTCGCGGCAAAACGCTGACGGATTTCTGCGGTAACGACTACCTCGGCCTCGCCGGCCATCGCGACCTGGTCGCGGCGTTGTCGCGGACGGCCGCCGCGGAGGGCGTGGGCACCGGCGCCGCGCACCTGGTGTCAGGGCACCGGGGCGAGCACGCGGCGCTCGAGGAAGAACTTGCCGACTGGACGGGTCGCGAGCGCGCCCTGCTGTTCTCCACGGGCGTGATGGCGAACCTCGGCGCATTGCAGGCCCTGCTCGGTGCGGGCGCGATGCCCGTCTGGGGCCGCGGCGCGTCGTTGTGCGTGCAGGACCGGCTCAACCACGCCAGCCTGATCGACGGTGCCCAGCTTGCCGGTGCCGAACTGCGGCGCTATCCCCACGGCGATGCCGACGGCGCGGCGCGGCAACTCGACGCGCGGACGGGACTTCCCGCGATGATCGCCACCGATGGCGTGTTCAGCATGGACGGCGATGTGGCGCCCCTCACCGCCCTGGCCGAGGTCTGCCGCACCCGCACCGCCTTGCTCTATGTCGACGATGCCCATGGCCTGGGGGTGCTCGGCCCCCAGGGCGCCGGATCGGTGAGCGCCGCCGGCCTCGGCACGGCCGAGGTTCCCGTCCTGATGGGCACGCTCGGCAAGGCGCTGGGCTGCGCGGGCGCCTTCGTGGCGGGCGACGCCGCCGTGATCGAGGCCATCGCCCAGTTTGCCCGCACCTATGTCTATACGACCGCGATGCCCGCGGCGCTTGCCGCCGCCACGCGGGCGGCGGTCCGCCTGGCCCGCTTCGACCGCGACGGGCGCCGCGAGCGGCTCGCCGCGAACATCGCGCGCTTCCGCGCCGGTGCCGCCCAGTTGGGCCTGCCCCTCATGGCCTCCGGCACGGCGATCCAGCCCCTGCCGATGGGCACGCCCGCGGCGGCAAGCGCCGCGGCGGCCGCGCTGGAGGCCGCGGGATTCCTGGTCGTTGCGATCCGCCCGCCCACGGTGCCGCGCGACGGCGCACGCCTCCGCATCACCCTCTCGGCCCTGCACACGGCGGACCGGATCGACGCCCTGCTGGAGGCCCTGACCCGCCTGCCCCGCCCCGTCGAGAGTGCGGTCGTATAA